In one window of Janthinobacterium sp. 1_2014MBL_MicDiv DNA:
- the hisB gene encoding imidazoleglycerol-phosphate dehydratase HisB, with protein MNRTAEITRNTNETQVRVALNLDGTGQQKLNTGVPFLDHMLDQIARHGLIDLDIEATGDVHIDNHHTVEDVGITLGMAVAKAIGDKKGIRRYGHAYVPLDEALSRVVLDFSGRPGIEYHIPFTRAMIAGFDVDLTLEFFRGFVNHAGVTLHIDNLRGTNAHHQCETVFKAFGRALRMAAELDERAAGIIPSTKGSL; from the coding sequence ATGAACCGCACCGCAGAAATCACGCGCAACACCAATGAGACGCAAGTTCGCGTCGCCCTCAATCTGGACGGCACCGGCCAGCAAAAGCTGAACACGGGCGTGCCCTTCCTCGACCATATGCTGGACCAGATCGCCCGCCACGGCTTGATCGACCTCGATATCGAAGCGACGGGCGACGTGCATATCGACAACCACCATACGGTGGAAGACGTGGGCATCACCCTGGGCATGGCCGTGGCCAAGGCCATCGGCGACAAGAAGGGCATCCGCCGCTACGGCCACGCGTATGTGCCGCTGGACGAGGCGCTGTCGCGCGTGGTGCTCGATTTCTCGGGCCGCCCCGGCATCGAATACCACATCCCGTTTACGCGCGCCATGATCGCCGGCTTCGACGTCGACCTGACGCTGGAATTCTTCCGCGGCTTCGTCAACCATGCGGGCGTGACATTGCATATCGACAACTTGCGCGGCACGAATGCCCACCACCAGTGCGAAACCGTGTTCAAGGCCTTTGGCCGCGCGCTGCGCATGGCGGCCGAGCTCGATGAGCGCGCGGCCGGCATCATTCCGTCGACCAAGGGCAGCCTGTAA
- the hisH gene encoding imidazole glycerol phosphate synthase subunit HisH produces MNKIVVVDYGMGNLRSVAQALRAVAPEADVRISGLAQDIDSADRIVLPGQGAMPDCMRSLRESGVLEALLRAADSKPVLGVCIGEQMLFDASEEGDAAGLGLLPGKVVRFQLDGQVQEDGSRFKVPQMGWNQVRQTASHAMWEGIADQAYFYFVHSYFAQPQEAAHTVGQTIYGAPFACAVARDNIFATQFHPEKSAAAGLQLYKNFVHWQP; encoded by the coding sequence ATGAATAAAATTGTGGTGGTGGATTACGGCATGGGCAACCTGCGCTCGGTGGCGCAAGCGCTGCGCGCCGTGGCGCCGGAAGCCGATGTGCGCATTTCCGGATTGGCGCAAGACATCGACAGCGCCGACCGCATCGTCTTGCCGGGCCAGGGCGCCATGCCCGACTGCATGCGCAGCCTGCGCGAATCGGGCGTGCTCGAAGCGCTGCTGCGCGCCGCCGACAGCAAGCCCGTGCTGGGCGTGTGCATCGGCGAGCAAATGCTGTTCGACGCCAGCGAAGAGGGCGATGCGGCGGGCCTGGGCTTGCTGCCAGGCAAAGTCGTGCGCTTCCAGCTCGATGGCCAGGTGCAGGAAGACGGTTCGCGCTTCAAGGTGCCGCAAATGGGCTGGAACCAAGTCCGGCAAACGGCATCCCATGCCATGTGGGAGGGCATTGCCGACCAGGCGTATTTTTACTTTGTGCACAGCTATTTTGCTCAACCTCAAGAGGCCGCGCACACGGTGGGCCAGACTATCTATGGTGCGCCGTTTGCGTGCGCGGTCGCGCGTGATAATATTTTCGCGACACAGTTTCACCCTGAAAAAAGCGCTGCCGCTGGCTTGCAGCTGTACAAGAACTTCGTTCACTGGCAACCTTGA